Part of the Candidatus Dependentiae bacterium genome, TGAGCGCAAGCTCATTATAAAGCTATCCAAGCTCATGGAACTAGACCGGAATTCGCATCATGTGTTTCGTATAATGTACCATTTTGTATGGATACCAAAGTACAGACACAAAATTTTTGACGAACTATATCGTACAAAGCTAAAAGATATTATACGTAAGATAGGTTATGACTATAACATTGAAATTGTAGAACTGGAGGTACCAGGAGATCATATTCACATGGTAGTAAGATCAGAACCTAAAGTTTGCCCATCAGCAATAATGCAAATCATAAAGAGTCTATCTGCAAGAAATTTTTTCAAAGCATACCCAACTATAAGAAGGAAATATTTTTGGGGAGGTAAACTTTGGACGCAAAGTTTTTTCGTGGAGACAATTGGAAATGCAAATGAAGAGGCAATCAGAAAATATGTAAAAAATCAGCTAAAAAAAATGGATGAGGAAGAACAAAAAGGGCTACAACTGAAGATTTGAATCTCGGTCGCTTGCGGCCGAGTCTTTTCAACCACCCTAAGACATCCATTTCATAGTAATCTTTGAATGTTGAGCGCTTAGAAAAATTATAAAAAATGAGAATTGTTATCGCATCAACTTTTGTCATTTTTTGTTTTCTACCAAGGCTTTTTCTTTCTTCACGGGCCAATATTCGACTTTTAAAGTCAGCTGTTTTTAAAAAATCATAAAC contains:
- the tnpA gene encoding IS200/IS605 family transposase, encoding MELDRNSHHVFRIMYHFVWIPKYRHKIFDELYRTKLKDIIRKIGYDYNIEIVELEVPGDHIHMVVRSEPKVCPSAIMQIIKSLSARNFFKAYPTIRRKYFWGGKLWTQSFFVETIGNANEEAIRKYVKNQLKKMDEEEQKGLQLKI